In Archocentrus centrarchus isolate MPI-CPG fArcCen1 unplaced genomic scaffold, fArcCen1 scaffold_137_ctg1, whole genome shotgun sequence, one genomic interval encodes:
- the LOC115775450 gene encoding long-chain-fatty-acid--CoA ligase 3-like, which produces MKLKEDMNPLLLQVFRSVVWVYSVITFIPWYFFSGAGTSLERARRIKARSVSGHPAGPYRAVNNQKRLVAWLHPGVDTLDKMFEYAAQKFPKRDCLGTREVLSEEDELQPNGKIFKKVILGNYNWLSYEEAYQAAKCFGSGLAALNQKPHCNIAIFCETRAEWILAALACFMYNFPLVTLYATLGPMAIAHGLNETEVTHIITSKDLLQSRLKAILYDVPRLQYIIVVDSKPTSWPDIPKGITVYNMDTVKEIGSKPDNIAVDHRKPETSDIAVIMYTSGSTGIPKGVMISHGNIIAGITGMAERIPNLNETDTYIGYLPLAHVLELSAELVSISHGCRIGYSSPQTLADQSTKIKKGSKGDTTVLKPTLMAAVPEIMDRIYKNVMTKVEEMSKFQKTLFVLAYNYKMEQISKGYSTPLCDRLVFKRVRALLGGKTRLLLSGGAPLSAATQRFMNICMCCPVGQGYGLTETCGAGTISEIWDYSTGRVGAPLVCSEITLKDWEEGEYKAGKSVP; this is translated from the exons ATGAAGTTGAAGGAGGATATGAAccccctgctgctgcaggttttcCGTTCTGTGGTCTGGGTCTATTCCGTCATTACCTTCATACCCTGGTACTTCTTCTCCGGGGCTGGCACCAGTTTGGAAAGAGCCCGTCGGATCAAGGCACGCTCAGTTAGTGGGCACCCAGCAGGGCCTTACAGAGCAGTCAACAACCAAAAGAGGCTGGTGGCATGGCTACACCCTGGTGTGGACACCCTGGACAAAATGTTTGAATATGCTGCACAGAAGTTTCCTAAGAGAGACTGTCTGGGTACAAGGGAGGTGCTTAGTGAGGAGGATGAGCTCCAGCCAAACGGCAAGATCTTCAAAAAG GTGATTCTCGGGAACTATAACTGGCTGTCTTATGAGGAGGCCTACCAGGCAGCAAAGTGTTTTGGCAGTGGTCTGGCAGCGCTCAATCAGAAGCCTCATTGTAACATCGCCATCTTCTGTGAGACCAGAGCGGAGTGGATACTGGCAGCACTAGCCTGCTTCATGTACAATTTCCCAC TTGTGACCTTGTATGCCACACTCGGACCCATGGCCATTGCTCATGGGCTGAACGAGACCGAAGTCACGCACATCATTACAAGCAAAGACCTGCTCCAGAGCCGTCTCAAG GCCATTCTGTATGATGTGCCGAGGCTGCAGTATATCATCGTAGTGGACAGTAAACCCACAAGCTGGCCAGACATTCCCAAAGGCATCACGGTCTACAACATGGACACTGTGAAGGAGATAGGATCCAAGCCTGACAATA TTGCAGTAGACCACAGAAAGCCAGAGACCTCAGACATCGCAGTTATCATGTACACCAGCGGCTCCACAGGCATCCCCAAGGGTGTCATGATCTCCCATGGCAACATCATTGCTGGCATCACAGGCATGGCGGAGCGAATCCCTAACCTCAA TGAGACAGACACCTATATCGGCTACCTGCCATTAGCCCACGTTTTGGAGCTCAGTGCAGAACTGGTTTCCATCTCTCACGGATGTCGCATCGGCTACTCCTCCCCTCAGACTCTAGCCGACCAG TCAACCAAGATCAAGAAGGGCAGTAAAGGTGATACCACTGTGCTTAAACCCACTCTCATGGCTGCTGTACCA GAGATCATGGATCGGATTTACAAAAACGTAATGACCAAAGTGGAGGAGATGAGCAAATTCCAGAAGACGCTGTTTGTGCTGGCTTACAACTACAAGATGGAGCAGATCTCCAAAGGCTACAGTACACCTCTCTGTGACCG TCTGGTGTTCAAACGTGTCCGTGCGCTCTTGGGAGGGAAAACGCGGTTGCTGCTTTCTGGCGGTGCTCCCCTCTCGGCTGCTACACAGAGATTTATGAACATCTGTATGTGCTGTCCTGTAGGGCAAGGCTATGGTCTGACAGAGACTTGTGGAGCTGGCACCATCAGTGAAA TTTGGGACTACAGCACAGGGCGGGTTGGTGCTCCACTGGTTTGTTCAGAGATCACACTGAAGGACTGGGAAGAGGGTGAGTATAAAGCTGGCAAATC
- the LOC115775453 gene encoding RING finger protein 224-like, which produces MAEAVVGGGICGSGPPGSFPSDEYECKICYNYFDLDRHHPKLLSCSHTFCLECLETLHFREGRGWRIGCPVCRHRTPLTECRVRNLSDNTALTEALALKKHEPEDSSNAEEKTALPASPATSAETGGGRWETCKQVAFKTSCVCAIFSFLSMAVLLFLGLIFVHNLSHIRSLIPVCLSVASILALLSVILTWLTCMLYQPETEASNPVYLNIM; this is translated from the coding sequence ATGGCGGAGGCGGTCGTTGGAGGAGGCATTTGTGGCTCTGGTCCGCCGGGCTCGTTTCCTAGCGACGAATACGAGTGCAAAATATGCTACAACTACTTCGACTTGGATCGTCACCATCCCAAACTGCTCAGCTGTTCCCACACCTTCTGCCTGGAATGCCTCGAAACGTTGCACTTCCGGGAGGGTCGGGGATGGAGAATCGGTTGCCCAGTGTGCCGCCACCGAACTCCTTTAACGGAATGCCGGGTCCGCAACCTCTCCGACAACACAGCTCTCACCGAAGCGCTCGCGCTTAAGAAGCACGAGCCCGAGGACTCGTCAAACGCAGAAGAAAAAACGGCTCTGCCCGCTTCTCCTGCGACCTCCGCGGAGACCGGCGGCGGCAGATGGGAAACGTGCAAACAAGTTGCGTTCAAGACAAGTTGCGTGTGCGCcatcttttctttcctctccatGGCGGTGCTTTTATTTCTGGGCCTCATTTTTGTGCATAATCTCAGCCACATCAGGTCGCTCATCCCTGTCTGCTTGTCTGTGGCCAGCATCCTCGCCCTGCTCTCGGTTATTCTGACTTGGTTAACCTGCATGCTTTATCAACCTGAAACTGAAGCAAGCAACCCAGTTTATCTCAATATCATGTGA